TTGAGTTCAGCAACTACCCTTTCAATTAAGTGCCGACATTCATTGGTCTGATGACCGTAATCATCGTGAAAATCACAAAATTTGCTTTTGTCTCTGTTTCCATACTTTGACAAAGGCACTGGGGGTCGAAGCTTTTGCACACTGCCTCTGTAGCCGAAATTTCTTTTAGTGTTTTTGTGAGGTCTTTTATTAACGCAACATTTTCAGTGTGGCTGCTTTTGAACCTCTGACTTCCTCCCCCTTTATTGTTGTTGAATTTGCGATACTTATCATTATGATAGTTACCACTCATCGGTTGGCCATTACCACCATAACGTTTGCCAGACTCTGACCCTCTTCCCTGTACTCGATAATAATCATCGTCGATGTCCATATTTGAAGAGGTACTTCCGCGATTCTGCTTTATATCTTCTTGTGCCCGCATGTAATCATGCGTTTCTTTTATAGCTTCCGCGAAGGTTTCTGGCACTCTTCTCCGTAACCGTTGCCATAAAGACAGGTGTCTGTCAGTATCTATACAATGTATAAAGCCGGATACCTTCTGACTTTCTGGAAAGTCTTGTATTTTAGCCACCTCCTTGGTATATCTGTCTATTATTTCTCCCAAGCTCTCTTTCGATTTCTGCTTAATGTCGTGACATTCGACATGTGTTCTTTTACGTGCGCTCAAATTGTGaaagtttaataaaaatcttgagcgCAAATCCGCAAAACTTGTAATGCTTTGGGCTGGCAAATTATTAAACCATTCCCTTGCTACTCCTTGCAGCACTATTAGTAGCATATGGCATGCTACTGCATCACCCCAGCTGTGTGTTCTTGCAGTTCCTTCAAATTTTTGTAAAAAGTCATCCGGATCTGATAACCCATCATAACTTCCGAGTGTTACCGGTGCGACTGTGAAGGTATGATTGGCGATGTGTGGCACAAACTTTTCTGTTGTGGGAGCTAACTCAAGGCTTTGCTTAGCTTTTTTCCCTTGCATCACCGCGAACCAGTTGCTCATAAATTCTTGTACCCGCGATGGCTCATTGAAAGCAGGTGCCAAGTGTGGTGGCTCGACTTGCTGTAATTGAGATATGAAGCTATTTGACTGGGCTGCGGTATAGTGCGCGCCATTATATTGATTGCTTGCAACAGTATGGACTGGTTGCGAAGACGCACACGCCGTTGACCCTTGTTGTGGTGTCAGCATGATGTATGAACCATCTGGATTTCTCAGACCCATCTGCCTAATTCTTTCCTTAGCTTTCTCCGTAGTGACCCTTTCAATCGGTGTTTCGGTTCAACCGAGGTGATAATTGGTATTGTACCCACACAGGTAGTTTTAACTTTAAAGCCTTGTGGAACCGTTTCACTTGGAGAACCGAAGCTCAGAATTTTTGGTGACAGATCCTCGAATGGTTTAAAGCTAGTTCCTGTTTCCAGTAAACTTCCATCGGGAGTGTGCCACCATCCCTTAGATGATTCATTCAGGACAGTTTCTGATGTAACCGGCCCTGTTTCTATACTTGGTGTTGATGGAGGCTTTGATGTGCCCTTGGTTGGTGCTGGTGGCGTCGGCGGTGTGTTCGTAACAGACGTCGTAGGTGTTTGAAACCTGGACTTACTGGAGAGTCCGATCGCCCTTGGTTCTTTGCACTCGtacttcctccacccattcttgctaacaattaaaaacctgaaagtgaccgattagTTAAACAAAAAAGTTTTATGGAAAAAAGATACGTACAATAAATCATATACAAAATAAATTCCAATCTTCTTTGTTTCATATAACcgatcccacggatggcgccaaatgatcaagcatattttcacggggtcaaggtgaacctacgctttagtgcataaaggggtttaaggactaacaatattcgaacctccgacacttagtcgtgaATAACCCATAttggtatcgtttcgattccgacagggtggccgatttgagagtccaccaacaacctagcatacgaggttgagtggcccgaagacatgaaggttttatagttcgagacatacctgaaagtctttaagatcgtaagaagctttattcgtacgatggagatttgtatgctgtggtttacgtgtgagtaaacgaatgaatatctgtattagggtttatgagctatgtatttataggctcacgaattagagtttcggtagaatctcttccctaattaaatgtgatcttgtcccaactaactttcgttatttaagaaaaagaatccgaattgattataccgtacattcttctagaatgtactggatccttatgcaagtatacaaaactcgcatcagatggtataggcgcacaaGGTGCGACTATACCCGTGACATATCCTTTGTGTGCAGTTTTAGGGTTTTGGATACGCATCCGCACaatcttgcggatatgcgtatcattaactgCAATGCAATCAATCTCGCCGTCCACCTTAAACAGACGCCGGAATCGACGGTCGGTGGACACTCGGACGGCGTCGGTTACACCGTCGGTTTACAAAGTTGAGACACGGACAGTGGTGAAAACTAGCCGTTGCCCTTTTGATTTTGAATTTATAGCCGTTGCCATTTGTTATTTTttggatttttatttttttattttttttttaaaattttttttttgcagGTTGCATTGTTGAAGAAGCTTTGAATCTGCGATGGTGCTATGTAGAAGATGATACGGAGTATGTTTTTTAGGTTTTGGTAAATGGGGCAATTTTTGTTTTATATTTGGGCTTTTATTATGGgccaaaacaataaaaaaaaacatGTCTAATCTATTTATTCAATTTAATCAAGTGTAGTTGTTTAAGTTTTTTAATTGTATTGTGTTTTAAATTAATGAAAgttgtttattttatatattttttgatatttttatttacaaataattgtttatgtaaaatataaatattaataattagtttaaaaaataaaatattaaaaattaattaaaattaaaaaaaattaaaaatggaCACTGAAATAGACACTGTGAACACCTCCACCTTACGCACTGTTAGTCAATTTCAGTGTCAATTTTCCCTTACGCACTGTTAGTCAATTTCAGTGTCAATTTTCGACACCGAAATGGACACCGAGAAATGGACATGGACACCTAGAGCTCTAATTGTGAGATTGAAAATGAAAGGGtccagtgtttttttttttttaattattagaaAAGAATATTTTAGGGACGGGTGTTTTTAAAATTGATTTATTACCTAATAATTTTAGAGATGATTAATGGTCGTTAGATTAAGGGATATTGTAACGTAATTTTTCAATGTAACGGTAATTAAAGGGGTTTTGAAAAAATATTTATTATCTAATCAAGACTCTCTTTTAATATATAAAGAGATAAAGAGATATACTCTTTTGGTTTTTTAAGTTGAGatgcaaagaaagaaaaaaaaactcaCAAAAGTTTTATTGGTTCACAAGATAAAAGTTATATCCTCAccatcttggtcttttggatcttttttttttttttttaacgaattcaTACAAAACTAAAGAAATTGAAAACCCCAACAAAGTTTTTGCTCTGACTTTTGCTAAAACGAGATAAAATCTCAAAACCATTTATATGGTTGTTGTCCATATAGAAAAAGTATCACGTTTCTTTTTATTACTCCTTTCGAAAAAGAAGACAAAGCTACGAGTATTATTTAATTGTTTCATACAATTAATCAAtggttgattaatttgttacttgaGTTTGAACTAGCATCTATTGATGTCGATgaagtgtagtggactatccaaacagacgatcatatactttgatcgtaggtttctcatcAAAAAAGGCGGTTCGTTTCAACTTATTCGTAGACATCAATTCAGAAAGCTATATCGTTTTACTCACTTTATGATTTTATAttcttgacaattattagtggtgtaactgaatTTCAATAGGATGGTTCAATCGTGTGAAAGTTTTGTTAAATAACTGATTATTTAGTCGTgtaaatttattattaaataaatgataattaaattgtgtatataataaaagattattattatatccGTCCGgtgcgtttataaaatttaaaagtacacacgattttccttcATCCACCTCTCCCTTCTTAAAAGCGCCCGAACTCGGGCCTAAAACCTACGGCGCAGTTAACGCTTCCTAAATCAAATCGATTTGATTGACCTGCACATCCGAACTCAGCTTGACAATGTTATGACCTCAACATCTCTCCTAGGTTCTTTTTTGTTAACCAATTAGATGCATAGATGGATGTTGTATTGGAGGTTGCTTTTGACAAACAAAAATTGTATGAAGTTGTAAAACCTTTTGAAGGTAACAAAATGTATGGATTTTCAGTGATGTTTATCCAAAAGGGATGGAGATTGGTTAAGGATGATATTCTTTATTGCTACTACAATTCCATGCAAAATAGTATCCTAATCGGTTTCAACTCTTCTTTTATTGTGCTTATCCCAAAGTCAAATAGCATTAAGGTTATAGAACATGAGTACGATAAGCTTGGTAAATGCCCCCTACAAAATAATTGTAAAGACGCTAGAAAATCGTCTTCATTTGGTGATTTCAAATGCGGTGTGCAAAAAATCAAAACGCCTTTGTTCCTTCAAGTTTATTGATTGATGGAGTGGTGTTATTGAATGAGATGTGGTCCcaatttaaaagaataaaaaaacAAGTTGTGTTTCTAAAGATTGATATTTCAGAGGCTTTCGATTGT
This window of the Rutidosis leptorrhynchoides isolate AG116_Rl617_1_P2 chromosome 7, CSIRO_AGI_Rlap_v1, whole genome shotgun sequence genome carries:
- the LOC139859800 gene encoding uncharacterized protein, which codes for MLTPQQGSTACASSQPVHTVASNQYNGAHYTAAQSNSFISQLQQVEPPHLAPAFNEPSRVQEFMSNWFAVMQGKKAKQSLELAPTTEKFVPHIANHTFTVAPVTLGSYDGLSDPDDFLQKFEGTARTHSWGDAVACHMLLIVLQGVAREWFNNLPAQSITSFADLRSRFLLNFHNLSARKRTHVECHDIKQKSKESLGEIIDRYTKEVAKIQDFPESQKVSGFIHCIDTDRHLSLWQRLRRRVPETFAEAIKETHDYMRAQEDIKQNRGSTSSNMDIDDDYYRVQGRGSESGKRYGGNGQPMSGNYHNDKYRKFNNNKGGGSQRFKSSHTENVALIKDLTKTLKEISATEATNECRHLIERVVAELKRGRLQHLKKSARAQVDKPNGEKEYPWQKKNEGKETDKTINMVTSVRTNQRRKLEVFEEWENTPIIFPAIAQEPSDAPITFKGRVKSCRYIIKRLHVDTGCGVDIMYEHCFRLLPGAVRAKLVTPNTVISRFSGESAWPIGIIELELELVDDDNKELVRSTTVEFAVVRSYSKYNALLGRTILQKLAAIPSTVHGLIKFPTPLGIATIRSEKQDASIAAIEQVEQ